A portion of the Tachysurus vachellii isolate PV-2020 chromosome 14, HZAU_Pvac_v1, whole genome shotgun sequence genome contains these proteins:
- the si:ch211-39i2.2 gene encoding DNA damage-inducible transcript 4-like protein-like — protein sequence MVYSQALVFGYGLSAGSEEDNLTEMWRKVLQRFRARKQTVGRLRKTSSSMSLESECSLEDDDLEASIQLQQQELAVLIEKCLVKAKASSLHCSELLVPTRMCTRIAGDILRASEHEPCGVRGALIHLFTEAQAGLQKVGTVTPEHSLTPTFELSVVFQVHPQRWPPLEHLLGTEKVLRLRPEYRLIKRKLYSSASPTLIEF from the exons ATGGTCTATAGCCAGGCTTTGGTGTTTGGTTACGGCTTGTCCGCCGGTTCCGAAGAGGATAACCTAACCGAGATGTGGAGAAAAGTGCTGCAGCGCTTCAGAGCACGTAAACAAACCGTCGGACGCCTCAGAAAAACCAGCAGCTCCatga GTCTGGAGTCAGAGTGCAGTCTAGAGGACGATGACCTGGAAGCGAGTATCCAGCTGCAGCAGCAGGAGTTGGCTGTGCTGATTGAGAAGTGTCTTGTAAAGGCGAAAGCGTCCAGTTTGCACTGCAGCGAGCTACTGGTTCCGACTCGCATGTGCACGCGTATCGCTGGAGACATTCTCCGTGCTTCTGAGCACGAGCCCTGCGGCGTGAGAGGAGCGCTCATTCACCTGTTCACTGAGGCCCAGGCAGGTTTACAAAAAGTGGGCACGGTGACACCAGAGCACAGCCTCACGCCCACCTTCGAGCTGTCTGTGGTGTTCCAAGTCCATCCTCAGCGCTGGCCGCCTTTAGAGCACCTGCTCGGGACAGAGAAAGTCCTGCGGCTCCGACCAGAGTATCGCCTCATCAAAAGGAAGCTGTACTCGTCCGCCAGCCCTACACTGATCGAGTTTTGA